The following are from one region of the Acomys russatus chromosome 32, mAcoRus1.1, whole genome shotgun sequence genome:
- the LOC127183929 gene encoding sodium- and chloride-dependent transporter XTRP3: MEKVRPQWSNPLQFVFACISYAVGLGNVWRFPYLCQMYGGGSFLVPYVIMLIVEGMPLLYLELAVGQRMRQGSIGAWRTISPYLSGVGVASVVVSFFLSMYYNVINAWGFWYFFHSFQDPLPWSVCPLNSNRTGYDEECEKASSTQYFWYRKTLNISPSIQENGGVQWEPALCLTLAWLMVYLCILRGTESTGKVVYFTALMPYCVLIVYLVRGLTLHGATNGLMYMFTPKVEQLANPKAWINAATQIFFSLGLGFGSLIAFASYNEPSNDCQKHAIIVSIINSSTSIFASIVTFSIYGFKATFNYENCLNKVILLLTNSFDLEDGFLTASNLEEVKSYLASTYPDKYSAVFPHMRNCSLESELSTAVQGTGLAFIVYTEAIKNMEVSQLWSVLYFFMLLMLGMGSMLGNTAAILTPLTDSKLISSYLPKEAISGLVCLVSCAIGMVFTMEAGNYWFDIFNDYAATLSLLLIVLVETVAVCYVYGLKRFESDLRAMTGRTLNWYWKAMWAFVSPLLIISLFIFYLSDYILTGTLQYQAWDAAQGQLVTKDYPPHALAVIGLLVASSTMCIPLMALGSFIRNRLKRGGSAPVA; the protein is encoded by the exons GGAGTTTCCTGGTCCCCTACGTCATCATGCTCATCGTGGAGGGGATGCCACTCCTGTACCTGGAGCTGGCCGTGGGGCAGCGCATGCGGCAGGGCAGCATCGGCGCCTGGAGGACCATCAGCCCCTACCTCAGCGGTGTTG GCGTGGCCAGTGTGGTGGtgtccttcttcctctccatgtACTACAATGTCATCAATGCCTGGGGCTTCTGGTACTTCTTCCACTCCTTCCAG GATCCCCTGCCATGGTCCGTCTGCCCACTGAACAGCAATCGCACCGGCTACGATGAGGAGTGTGAGAAGGCCTCGTCCACGCAGTACTTCTGGTACAGGAAAACGCTCAACATCTCGCCGTCCATCCAGGAGAACGGAGGCGTGCAGTGGGAGCCGGCGCTGTGCCTCACCCTGGCCTGGCTGATGGTCTATCTGTGCATCCTTCGGGGCACCGAGTCAACTGGCAAG GTGGTCTACTTCACCGCACTGATGCCCTACTGTGTGCTTATTGTCTACCTGGTCCGCGGCCTCACACTCCATGGAGCCACCAATGGCCTGATGTACATGTTCACACCCAAG GTGGAGCAGCTAGCCAACCCCAAGGCCTGGATCAATGCAGCCACGCAGATCTTCTTCTCTCTGGGCTTGGGTTTTGGCAGCCTGATTGCTTTTGCCAGCTACAATGAGCCTTCCAACGACTGCCAGAAGCACGCCATCATTGTATCCATCATCAACAGCTCCACCTCCATATTTGCCAGCATTGTGACCTTCTCCATCTATGGCTTCAAGGCCACCTTCAACTATGAAAACTGCTTAAACAA GGTGATTCTCCTGCTGACCAACTCTTTCGACCTTGAGGACGGCTTTCTGACAGCCAGCAACCTGGAGGAGGTGAAGTCCTACTTGGCATCCACCTACCCAGACAAGTACAGCGCCGTATTCCCACACATGAGAAACTGCAGCTTGGAGTCTGAGCTGAGCACG GCTGTCCAGGGCACGGGCCTGGCCTTCATCGTCTACACGGAGGCCATTAAGAACATGGAAGTGTCCCAGCTGTGGTCAGTGCTCTACTTCTTCATGTTGCTCATGCTGGGCATGGGAAGCATGCTGGGAAACACAGCGGCCATCCTTACCCCTCTGACGGACAGCAAGCTCATCTCCAGCTACCTGCCCAAGGAGGCCATTTCAG GTCTGGTGTGCCTCGTCAGCTGTGCCATCGGCATGGTGTTCACCATGGAGGCTGGGAACTACTGGTTTGACATATTCAACGACTACGCGGCCACACTGTCCCTGCTGCTCATTGTGCTGGTGGAGACCGTAGCTGTGTGCTATGTGTACGGGCTGAAGAG ATTTGAAAGTGACCTTCGGGCCATGACTGGCCGCACCCTCAACTGGTACTGGAAGGCCATGTGGGCGTTTGTGAGTCCACTGCTCATCATCAGCCTCTTCATCTTCTACCTGAGTGACTATATCCTCACGGGAACGCTGCAGTACCAAGCCTGGGATGCCGCTCAG GGGCAGCTGGTGACCAAGGATTACCCCCCACATGCACTAGCTGTCATCGGTTTGCTGGTGGCTTCATCTACCATGTGCATCCCCCTGATGGCCCTGGGATCTTTCATCAGGAATCGCCTCAAGAGAGGAGGCTCTGCCCCAGTGGCCTAA